In one Neobacillus sp. CF12 genomic region, the following are encoded:
- a CDS encoding SAM-dependent methyltransferase — translation MISYLKSLITNSPTQLITYAEYMEAVLYHPDLGYYMKSKQKIGKQGDFITTSNISDIYGRIVAKWFARVCRENDLEPVFCEIGAGNGRFAHAFLQEWEDSIRTPLTYIIVESSQYHLKLQNELLKPQFSVKQVNKLNQLEPFEGMIFSNELFDALPVHVIEKDRGQLYEVMVGMKNETLYEDRVLLTNPAIHTFLEESGLELNEKQRIEAPLLMEGMIQNISRVLTKGIVVTADYGYTREDWNHPSRMKGSLRGYYQHQMINDVLEHPGEMDITTHIHFDWFIQKGDQAGLKFVSKLRQDEFLLKAGILKELENHYDPNPFSEISKRNRAIRSLVMPSGISSFFHIVIQQKGFNDFNLLDEV, via the coding sequence ATGATTAGCTATTTAAAAAGTTTAATTACAAACTCACCCACACAATTAATCACCTATGCAGAATATATGGAGGCAGTCCTTTATCATCCCGATTTAGGTTATTATATGAAAAGTAAACAAAAAATTGGCAAGCAAGGTGATTTTATTACCACAAGCAATATTTCCGATATTTATGGTCGAATTGTTGCAAAATGGTTTGCAAGAGTTTGCAGGGAGAATGACTTAGAACCAGTTTTTTGTGAGATTGGCGCAGGTAATGGTCGTTTTGCACATGCCTTTTTACAGGAATGGGAGGATTCAATCAGGACTCCATTAACATACATAATTGTCGAAAGCAGTCAGTATCATTTGAAATTACAAAATGAATTACTTAAACCCCAATTCTCCGTAAAACAAGTAAATAAACTAAATCAACTTGAGCCATTCGAAGGAATGATATTTTCAAATGAATTATTTGATGCTTTGCCTGTTCATGTAATTGAGAAAGATCGCGGCCAATTGTACGAGGTTATGGTAGGTATGAAAAATGAAACCTTATATGAGGATAGGGTGTTATTAACCAATCCAGCCATCCATACCTTTTTAGAGGAAAGCGGGCTCGAACTAAATGAAAAACAACGAATAGAAGCCCCTTTGTTAATGGAAGGGATGATACAGAATATATCTAGGGTATTAACGAAGGGAATTGTAGTGACGGCTGACTATGGTTATACCAGAGAAGATTGGAATCATCCTTCACGAATGAAAGGAAGTTTAAGAGGATATTATCAGCACCAAATGATTAATGATGTCTTGGAGCATCCTGGAGAAATGGATATAACCACACACATCCATTTTGATTGGTTCATACAAAAAGGAGATCAAGCAGGTTTAAAGTTTGTATCAAAGCTAAGACAGGATGAGTTTCTACTAAAGGCTGGAATACTAAAGGAATTAGAAAATCATTATGACCCAAATCCTTTTTCAGAGATAAGCAAACGTAATCGTGCAATACGGAGTTTGGTCATGCCGTCTGGAATAAGTTCATTTTTCCATATAGTTATTCAACAGAAAGGATTTAATGATTTTAATCTCTTAGATGAAGTATAA
- a CDS encoding DUF2626 domain-containing protein, which yields MDRMFRVLGFWTGIFTVMFYLGDMDKTAMLFLAQTGFFVLLSYLKLSERMYMYVFGAYLTVFFAGFTYWTTFMMPLGGGH from the coding sequence ATGGATCGCATGTTCAGAGTTTTGGGTTTCTGGACGGGTATTTTTACCGTAATGTTCTATCTAGGTGATATGGATAAAACTGCAATGCTTTTCTTGGCCCAAACTGGATTCTTTGTTTTGTTAAGCTATCTTAAACTTTCCGAACGTATGTATATGTATGTTTTCGGAGCATATTTAACCGTATTCTTCGCAGGCTTCACTTATTGGACAACTTTTATGATGCCGCTAGGTGGAGGACATTAA
- a CDS encoding helix-turn-helix domain-containing protein, with protein sequence MEQTLKITNVLSDPTRYYIYQYITKRHQEVTVQEVAENFNIHPNVARLHLSKLEDVNMLASETKKTGKGGRPSRLYRLSDDVIQLHFPFRDYMLLSKVAISTMLALGDVGKQALYLTGKRFGTEIIDQEMAKRSFGEELEFDQKLSILKSAATLAGFYPEFEVNGDHTKIFFQIYNCPFKEVAEEHESVCAMHHEFLKGMFEALFDKVELIEKENIISGCETCSYQALVSN encoded by the coding sequence ATGGAACAAACATTAAAGATAACAAATGTTTTATCAGATCCAACAAGGTACTACATCTATCAATACATTACGAAACGTCACCAAGAAGTAACAGTACAAGAGGTGGCTGAGAACTTTAATATTCATCCCAATGTTGCAAGATTACATTTATCAAAGCTTGAAGATGTAAATATGTTAGCTTCTGAAACAAAAAAGACTGGTAAAGGTGGAAGACCAAGTAGATTATACCGTTTATCAGACGACGTAATTCAATTGCACTTCCCGTTCCGTGATTACATGCTTCTATCTAAAGTAGCGATTTCCACAATGCTTGCATTAGGTGACGTTGGTAAACAAGCTCTATATTTAACGGGCAAGCGTTTTGGTACAGAAATTATTGATCAAGAAATGGCTAAAAGATCTTTTGGGGAAGAATTAGAATTTGACCAAAAGTTATCTATATTAAAAAGTGCAGCAACATTAGCTGGGTTTTATCCAGAATTTGAAGTAAATGGTGATCACACAAAAATTTTCTTCCAAATTTACAATTGCCCTTTCAAAGAAGTTGCAGAAGAACACGAAAGTGTATGTGCTATGCACCACGAGTTCCTAAAAGGAATGTTTGAAGCATTATTTGACAAAGTGGAATTAATTGAAAAAGAAAATATCATATCTGGCTGTGAAACTTGCTCCTATCAGGCACTTGTTTCAAACTAA
- the comGA gene encoding competence type IV pilus ATPase ComGA, protein MLPIVSAIEILANRIIKDAARNQASDIHIVPRKKDTLIQIRLTNKLIPRLSLPKDECDRLISHFKFTANMDIGERRRPQSGAIFCEVDGKLMGLRLSTLPSNNRESLVIRLLPQQEQIPFHQLSLFPGMTRKLLALLKHAHGLIIFTGPTGSGKTTTLYSLLNETAHLFHRNVITLEDPIEKNYDSVLQIQVNEKAGVTYAAGLKAILRHDPDIIMVGEIRDAETAKIAVRAALTGHLVLSTMHTRDAKGAVYRLHEFGVNWLEVEQTLIAVTAQRLVELTCPYCEGECSPFCYSYGRWKRASVFELLSGRNLNAAMKEAKGENIISRYMTVKEVIKKGIALGYIKESEYDRLVYNHETP, encoded by the coding sequence GTGTTACCCATTGTTAGTGCTATCGAAATACTAGCAAATCGGATTATCAAGGATGCTGCGCGAAACCAAGCATCAGATATTCACATTGTACCAAGGAAAAAAGACACTCTCATTCAAATCCGCTTAACGAACAAACTAATTCCCCGGTTATCACTTCCAAAAGATGAATGCGACAGATTAATTTCACATTTTAAATTTACTGCAAATATGGATATCGGAGAACGAAGACGCCCTCAAAGCGGTGCAATTTTTTGTGAAGTGGACGGAAAATTAATGGGCCTTAGACTTTCAACCCTTCCATCTAACAATCGAGAAAGTCTTGTAATCAGACTGCTTCCTCAACAAGAACAGATTCCCTTTCATCAACTCTCACTTTTCCCTGGAATGACCAGAAAACTATTAGCTCTCCTAAAACACGCACACGGTTTAATTATCTTCACAGGTCCGACCGGATCTGGCAAAACGACAACTCTTTACTCCCTTTTAAATGAAACCGCACATCTATTTCATCGAAACGTTATCACACTTGAAGATCCCATCGAAAAAAACTACGACTCTGTTTTACAAATACAAGTGAATGAAAAAGCGGGTGTAACATATGCGGCCGGCTTAAAGGCGATTCTTCGACATGATCCTGATATTATCATGGTCGGTGAAATTCGTGATGCGGAAACTGCTAAAATTGCTGTTCGTGCAGCATTAACGGGGCACTTAGTACTCAGCACAATGCATACAAGGGATGCGAAGGGGGCTGTTTATCGTCTCCATGAGTTTGGAGTAAATTGGCTGGAGGTCGAACAAACCTTAATAGCGGTTACAGCCCAGCGATTAGTCGAATTAACATGTCCATATTGCGAAGGGGAGTGTTCACCCTTCTGCTATTCATATGGAAGGTGGAAAAGGGCGAGTGTCTTTGAACTTTTATCAGGGAGAAACCTTAATGCTGCAATGAAAGAAGCAAAAGGGGAAAATATTATTTCCCGTTACATGACCGTCAAAGAAGTAATAAAAAAAGGGATTGCTCTTGGATATATTAAAGAGTCAGAATACGATCGTTTGGTCTATAATCATGAAACGCCATAG
- the comGB gene encoding competence type IV pilus assembly protein ComGB: MDILKSQNTIVWSIIMKRHSWSVNEQAIFLKRIGELLARGYPIAEAIESLSLHLPRNRKEELHHCLVDLKNGISFHDVLNILGFHKDLIGYVYFAEQHGSFAEALMEGSSLALVKENDRKKLLKLLQYPILLIFITGFLFVFVQKSLLPKFTSLFESMSLEANFFMKVLYSFDEYFPKFLSIFLLLLAVGAIYYIFVFRKNSVLQQRSLLVRMPIAGGILKLLFTHYFSVQLSFLLSGGISVFEALLLFEKNHRQPFYSQLGMEIKQKLLTGEKLESILASFPFFEKEFPMIIKHGQENGRLEQELLFFSQHCVVNMEERIEKSLKMIQPVLYLFIGFLVVSMYLAILLPMFQLMEGI; this comes from the coding sequence TTGGATATATTAAAGAGTCAGAATACGATCGTTTGGTCTATAATCATGAAACGCCATAGCTGGTCTGTCAATGAGCAAGCAATATTTTTAAAAAGAATTGGGGAATTACTTGCACGAGGCTACCCTATTGCAGAAGCAATTGAATCTTTATCCTTGCATTTACCTAGGAATCGGAAAGAAGAATTGCATCATTGTTTGGTTGATTTGAAAAATGGGATTTCATTCCATGATGTTTTAAATATTCTAGGATTTCACAAGGACTTAATTGGTTATGTTTATTTCGCGGAACAACACGGGAGTTTTGCTGAGGCTCTTATGGAAGGGAGTTCACTTGCATTAGTAAAGGAGAATGATAGGAAAAAACTTTTAAAACTTTTACAATATCCAATATTACTTATCTTTATCACAGGCTTTTTGTTTGTGTTTGTTCAGAAATCACTTCTCCCCAAATTTACAAGTCTCTTCGAATCTATGAGTCTCGAAGCTAACTTTTTTATGAAGGTACTTTACTCCTTTGATGAATATTTTCCGAAATTTTTAAGTATCTTCCTGCTGCTGTTGGCAGTAGGTGCAATTTATTATATTTTTGTATTTCGGAAAAACTCCGTCCTCCAGCAACGTTCACTACTAGTAAGAATGCCGATTGCTGGAGGAATCCTCAAACTGTTGTTTACCCATTATTTTTCTGTCCAATTAAGCTTTCTCTTATCTGGGGGAATTTCTGTTTTTGAAGCCCTACTATTATTTGAAAAGAATCATAGACAGCCGTTTTATAGTCAACTAGGAATGGAGATTAAGCAAAAACTGTTAACGGGTGAAAAACTCGAATCAATATTGGCGAGTTTCCCGTTTTTTGAAAAAGAATTTCCTATGATTATTAAACATGGTCAAGAAAATGGAAGATTGGAACAGGAATTACTCTTCTTCAGTCAGCATTGTGTGGTGAACATGGAGGAAAGGATCGAAAAAAGTTTAAAAATGATTCAGCCTGTACTCTATCTGTTTATAGGATTTCTCGTTGTATCAATGTATTTAGCAATATTACTACCAATGTTCCAGCTAATGGAAGGAATATGA
- the comGC gene encoding competence type IV pilus major pilin ComGC encodes MKNEKGFTLVEMMIVMLVISVLLIVTIPNVARHNTNINTKGCEAFVKMVQAQVQSYIIDKNKVPTMADLISDKYLIEDTGCPNGTKNVLIDSEGNVTAVAKPAS; translated from the coding sequence ATGAAAAATGAAAAAGGGTTTACACTTGTAGAAATGATGATTGTCATGCTAGTTATTTCTGTTTTATTAATTGTTACAATTCCCAACGTAGCAAGGCACAACACAAATATAAACACCAAAGGTTGTGAGGCGTTTGTGAAAATGGTTCAAGCACAAGTACAGTCTTATATCATTGACAAGAATAAGGTACCTACTATGGCAGATCTTATTTCAGATAAATATCTAATTGAAGATACCGGTTGTCCAAATGGAACAAAGAATGTTTTGATTGACTCCGAAGGAAATGTTACGGCAGTAGCCAAACCAGCATCTTAA
- the comGD gene encoding competence type IV pilus minor pilin ComGD, whose protein sequence is MLHNQKGFTLIESLIVLSIFLLISSITAFNLKPQYHSVNEKAFISQLKADLYYGQQYAIANQMEVKVIFYEHEHMYFLAAGSNRLVERFHSPKISVSQATIPLYFKFLPSGNIDRFGSLLIRSERKIYRLTLLIGKGRFYVTED, encoded by the coding sequence ATGCTCCACAATCAAAAGGGATTTACACTTATAGAATCTTTGATTGTTCTCTCCATCTTTTTACTGATCTCCTCGATTACTGCATTTAACTTAAAGCCACAATACCATTCCGTAAATGAAAAGGCGTTTATTTCTCAATTAAAAGCAGATTTATATTACGGTCAACAGTATGCGATTGCAAATCAGATGGAAGTGAAAGTCATCTTCTATGAACATGAACATATGTATTTCCTCGCTGCTGGCAGTAATCGACTTGTTGAAAGATTTCACTCTCCGAAGATTAGTGTAAGTCAAGCGACTATCCCGTTATATTTTAAGTTTCTCCCAAGTGGGAATATTGACAGATTTGGCTCATTATTAATTCGATCAGAACGAAAGATTTACCGATTAACGCTATTAATCGGAAAGGGACGGTTTTATGTTACAGAAGATTGA
- the comGE gene encoding competence type IV pilus minor pilin ComGE, whose amino-acid sequence MLQKIEGFFLLELLLSLSAWFMLTLFFIPILTELANQSQQLVREKRANQLLYEELQANLTEDRSNSSYSLSHNGTEYKIYWTQENTLQEVCVKVEGTSLLPKIENCAVPE is encoded by the coding sequence ATGTTACAGAAGATTGAGGGATTCTTTTTACTTGAGCTCCTTTTATCATTGTCTGCCTGGTTTATGCTGACCTTGTTTTTTATCCCTATCTTAACGGAATTGGCTAATCAATCTCAGCAGCTTGTGAGAGAGAAAAGGGCTAATCAATTATTATATGAAGAACTTCAAGCAAACTTGACGGAAGACAGATCAAATTCCAGTTACTCCTTATCGCATAATGGGACAGAATATAAAATTTATTGGACTCAAGAGAATACCTTACAGGAGGTGTGTGTAAAAGTTGAGGGAACTTCACTTCTTCCGAAAATTGAAAACTGTGCAGTACCGGAATGA
- the comGF gene encoding competence type IV pilus minor pilin ComGF — protein MRELHFFRKLKTVQYRNEKAFTLLEVLFAFSIFTTIVFFMLPVFQIIADHKDSNARLQEMEWDVFCSQMKKEIHISSKVEVISGRLVLTNNNETVYYEKYGSSIRRRVNSTGHETLLQNVSVVTFSRIKNSVKIVVKDIWGREYSVMVHAYIEWVPLL, from the coding sequence TTGAGGGAACTTCACTTCTTCCGAAAATTGAAAACTGTGCAGTACCGGAATGAAAAAGCTTTTACCCTCCTTGAAGTATTATTTGCCTTTAGCATTTTTACGACTATTGTATTTTTTATGCTCCCCGTATTTCAAATAATCGCAGATCATAAAGATTCCAATGCAAGACTACAGGAAATGGAATGGGACGTATTTTGCAGTCAGATGAAAAAGGAAATCCATATTAGCTCTAAAGTGGAAGTGATTTCAGGAAGACTGGTGTTAACAAATAATAATGAAACCGTTTATTATGAGAAATATGGCAGTAGTATAAGAAGACGTGTGAATTCAACTGGTCATGAAACGTTACTACAAAATGTATCCGTGGTCACTTTTTCCAGGATAAAAAACTCAGTAAAAATAGTCGTTAAAGATATTTGGGGAAGAGAATACAGTGTAATGGTGCACGCATATATTGAATGGGTTCCACTATTATGA
- the comGG gene encoding competence type IV pilus minor pilin ComGG, producing the protein MRSKEQGLTYPLTLVVLILFLTLFSFRVEQLLTERKLSYETAVILQEEYYFHSSFKKIEKIMQLGGGIPAKGSFTYLKGSMSYLSHSPIGNVQKVTFTLKMHTGETVGGHGFFDTTSKKMIKWAEIN; encoded by the coding sequence ATGAGAAGTAAGGAACAAGGCTTGACATACCCATTGACGTTAGTGGTACTTATCCTATTTCTAACACTATTTTCTTTTCGGGTTGAACAATTGTTAACAGAAAGGAAATTGTCTTATGAAACAGCTGTTATTCTTCAGGAGGAATATTATTTTCATTCTTCCTTTAAAAAAATTGAAAAAATAATGCAATTAGGTGGTGGAATTCCGGCAAAAGGTTCATTTACCTATTTAAAAGGGAGTATGAGTTACCTTTCTCATAGTCCGATTGGAAACGTACAAAAAGTCACCTTTACTCTTAAAATGCATACTGGTGAAACGGTAGGAGGACACGGCTTTTTCGATACTACTTCCAAAAAAATGATTAAATGGGCTGAAATTAATTAA
- a CDS encoding YqzE family protein has translation MKTNDYVKYMTQTLVKYADQPKDERKRLREERKQAKASFWYRWFGILPYIFYIEVKNRRKR, from the coding sequence ATGAAAACAAATGATTATGTAAAATATATGACTCAAACCCTTGTTAAATATGCAGACCAGCCAAAAGATGAACGAAAACGACTTCGAGAAGAGCGGAAACAAGCAAAGGCATCTTTTTGGTATCGTTGGTTCGGGATTCTTCCATATATTTTTTATATTGAAGTGAAGAATAGACGAAAAAGGTAA
- a CDS encoding YqhG family protein — protein sequence MQQLEIHNFLIRYFQANECEITENGPGYLSVQLTIELDKELMNRPFYWHYLEKTGGIPNPMKLTFITNPQIAPENLKGETIHFGSPRLHQIFQSTKKLSSYIRLYENHKHNNQQTPLMPWLCMNVKISYQCDRKRDIYKSIGLQLINGQMVEDFHDRLQNVQLTPKIPDYSFTLSPLVKPKSGMSRIENYLKSLIEQDDHSWADEARNRWEQDLRLLHHFYEDVEEENESFETEKKALKEQYEPKINISFINGGLFYLTDKAV from the coding sequence ATGCAGCAGCTGGAAATTCATAACTTTCTCATTCGCTATTTTCAGGCTAATGAATGTGAAATAACTGAGAATGGTCCAGGATACTTAAGTGTTCAGTTAACGATCGAGCTTGATAAAGAATTAATGAATCGGCCATTTTATTGGCATTACCTAGAAAAAACAGGTGGTATTCCGAATCCGATGAAGCTTACTTTTATTACAAACCCACAGATAGCACCTGAAAATCTTAAGGGGGAAACGATACATTTTGGATCTCCTCGGCTTCATCAAATATTTCAATCGACAAAAAAGCTATCCAGTTACATCAGGCTATATGAAAATCACAAACATAACAATCAACAAACACCTTTAATGCCATGGTTGTGTATGAATGTTAAAATCTCGTATCAATGTGATCGTAAACGGGATATATATAAATCGATTGGCTTGCAGCTCATCAATGGACAAATGGTAGAGGATTTCCATGATCGTCTGCAAAATGTGCAACTGACACCAAAAATACCAGATTATTCTTTTACGCTTTCACCGCTTGTAAAACCGAAAAGCGGCATGTCGAGAATCGAAAACTATCTAAAATCATTGATTGAACAAGATGATCATTCCTGGGCTGATGAGGCTAGGAACCGTTGGGAGCAAGATTTGAGGCTTCTTCACCATTTTTATGAGGATGTGGAAGAAGAAAATGAAAGTTTTGAAACGGAGAAGAAGGCATTAAAGGAGCAGTACGAACCAAAAATAAATATATCATTTATTAATGGTGGGTTGTTTTATTTAACCGATAAGGCTGTATAA
- a CDS encoding SNF2-related protein translates to MSVEIEFDSSWQDEFLHRIENDGPWGNWELFKLAVGVEKHLIIPDFEGLQAPNHLPNLTPLPHQLETAKQVIENMNGKAILADEVGLGKTIEAGLILKEYMIRGLVKKVLILVPASLVTQWSHELNSKFFIPAISQKKSYVWEQCDVVVSSIDTAKRDPHREIIYKQDYDLIIIDEAHKLKNNKTKNYEFVQNLKKKFCLLLTATPIQNRIEEIFNLVSLLKPGHLGSETAFFEKYKRDARSLNDNEHLKELVNKVMIRNRRADTGIEWTKRHVETIAIEFTPQEKELYEAITDLKSEGDWVQTSAFSVMTLQREACSSRESVFYTLKNMLQKKENPTKAFEDQIQYLISKVEAVQTNSKAEKALELIQKINDKVIIFTEYRATQMYLQWYLKQNGISSVPFRGGFKRGKKDWMRELFQKHAQVLIATEAGGEGINLQFCNHIINFDLPWNPMRLEQRIGRIHRLGQEKDVMIYNFAIQNTVEEHILKLLYEKIELFEKVIGDLDDILTKLDFGSIEDHLIDIFGQSCSEGEMRIKMENLTSMIDLAKDMQKEDSHAAAGNS, encoded by the coding sequence ATGAGCGTTGAAATAGAATTTGATTCCTCCTGGCAGGATGAATTTTTACATAGAATTGAGAATGATGGGCCATGGGGAAATTGGGAGCTTTTTAAGCTGGCGGTTGGTGTTGAAAAACATCTAATTATCCCTGACTTTGAAGGCTTACAAGCACCAAATCATTTGCCTAATCTGACTCCGCTTCCTCACCAACTTGAAACCGCAAAACAAGTAATTGAGAATATGAATGGAAAAGCTATTCTTGCAGATGAGGTGGGGCTAGGAAAAACGATAGAAGCAGGTCTTATTTTAAAAGAATACATGATTCGTGGACTTGTAAAAAAGGTTCTTATTCTTGTTCCCGCCTCTTTAGTAACACAGTGGTCCCACGAATTAAATAGTAAGTTTTTTATTCCCGCTATTTCTCAAAAGAAAAGTTATGTTTGGGAGCAATGTGATGTTGTCGTCTCGTCAATTGATACGGCCAAACGGGACCCGCACCGTGAGATTATCTATAAACAGGACTATGATTTAATCATTATTGATGAAGCACACAAGCTAAAGAACAATAAAACTAAAAACTATGAGTTTGTTCAAAATCTGAAAAAAAAGTTTTGTCTGCTTCTTACTGCAACACCAATCCAAAATCGAATTGAGGAAATCTTTAACCTAGTTTCCCTTCTAAAACCTGGACATTTAGGCAGTGAAACAGCATTTTTTGAAAAATACAAACGCGATGCACGCTCTTTAAATGACAATGAACATTTAAAAGAGTTAGTGAATAAAGTAATGATTCGAAATCGGCGTGCCGACACTGGGATTGAATGGACGAAAAGGCATGTTGAAACGATTGCGATTGAATTTACACCTCAAGAGAAAGAATTGTACGAAGCGATTACTGATTTAAAGAGCGAGGGAGATTGGGTCCAAACCAGTGCCTTCTCGGTTATGACCTTACAGCGGGAAGCGTGCAGCAGCAGGGAGTCTGTCTTTTATACCCTTAAAAATATGCTGCAAAAAAAGGAAAATCCAACTAAGGCGTTCGAAGACCAAATTCAATATTTAATTTCTAAGGTAGAGGCCGTTCAAACCAACTCAAAAGCAGAAAAGGCATTAGAATTGATACAAAAAATAAATGATAAGGTCATTATTTTTACCGAATATAGAGCAACCCAAATGTACCTGCAATGGTATTTAAAACAAAACGGGATATCATCTGTTCCTTTTCGCGGGGGCTTCAAACGCGGTAAAAAAGACTGGATGCGTGAGCTATTTCAAAAGCATGCACAAGTATTAATTGCAACTGAAGCTGGTGGTGAAGGAATTAACCTTCAATTCTGTAATCACATTATTAATTTTGACTTACCGTGGAATCCAATGAGGCTGGAGCAAAGAATCGGAAGGATTCATCGTCTTGGTCAAGAAAAAGACGTTATGATTTATAACTTTGCGATACAGAACACAGTGGAAGAACATATTTTAAAGCTTTTATATGAAAAAATCGAACTATTTGAGAAAGTAATTGGGGATTTAGATGATATTTTAACCAAGTTAGACTTCGGAAGCATTGAAGATCATTTAATAGATATTTTTGGACAATCCTGCTCCGAGGGTGAAATGCGAATTAAGATGGAAAACCTTACATCAATGATTGATTTGGCTAAAGATATGCAGAAGGAGGATTCTCATGCAGCAGCTGGAAATTCATAA